Proteins encoded within one genomic window of Thalassophryne amazonica chromosome 23, fThaAma1.1, whole genome shotgun sequence:
- the LOC117504558 gene encoding 4F2 cell-surface antigen heavy chain-like — MNKDTEIDMKDVELNELDPEKQPMTGDGQAASGEKNGSIKLKIPEDEVAFTGLSKEELMRVAGTPGWVRTRWVLLILFWLGWVGMLAGAVVIIVQAPRCKPIPEMNWWNEGPLYLISDLLTFSDGLKGVGSKLDAMSQLKVKGLVLGPLHTVQADQVNTLRLTDIDPTQGSKEELDALLQVAHKKGISVALDLTPNYEGSSHWFTSGDFTEVLDQLKAAAEYWFSAGVDGIKLSGLNTPSDWSKVQAVVQGNSTENSQKKLLMGTVEGFPVLEVPQVVNTSGVDLFLSDILVANNEGGALIKIMDALHTQHRNLGWGLGAVQKDHMSKHAGTQALIRLYQLLLFTMPGTPVFTYGDEIGLQAFDTKNPTMLWDVDKEPVEGTPVNETAEAQRKEYLAVKKWFKSLSELRGKERSLLYGDYYPLQSSPSTLSFLRQWDQSDRYITAVNWGSEAATLSLSPPGGLELPEQAKVKLSTYEALEVDSTVSLEKITLEPGNGVLLQFPYTT; from the exons ATGAATAAGGACACCGAGATTGACATGAAAGACGTGGAGCTCAATGAACTGGACCCCGAGAAGCAGCCCATGACTGGAGACGGTCAGGCAGCAAGTggagagaagaatggcagcatcaAGCTGAAGATTCCAGAGGATGAGGTCGCATTCACCGGCCTGTCGAAAGAGGAGCTGATGAGGGTTGCTGGCACCCCGGG gtGGGTGCGAACCCGTTGGGTGCTCCTCATCTTGTTTTGGTTGGGCTGGGTGGGCATGTTGGCCGGGGCTGTGGTCATTATCGTCCAGGCTCCACGCTGCAAACCCATCCCTGAGATGAACTGGTGGAATGAAGGACCCCTGTACCTGATCTCTGATCTCCTCACTTTCTCAGACGGACTCAAAG GTGTTGGGTCAAAGCTGGATGCCATGTCACAGCTAAAGGTGAAAGGTCTGGTTCTTGGCCCTCTTCACACGGTCCAGGCTGACCAAGTAAACACCCTGAGACTGACGGACATCGACCCAACCCAGGGATCAAAGGAGGAGCTGGACGCTCTGCTACAAGTGGCGCACAAGAAGG GAATCTCTGTggctcttgacctgactccaaacTATGAGGGATCTTCTCACTGGTTCACCAGTGGGGATTTTACAGAGGTGCTGGATCAGCTCAAG GCTGCAGCTGAGTATTGGTTCAGCGCCGGTGTTGATGGCATCAAGCTGTCAGGCCTCAACACGCCCTCCGATTGGTCGAAGGTGCAGGCAGTTGTCCAGGGTAACAGCACTGAGAACTCCCAGAAGAA GCTGTTGATGGGTACAGTTGAAGGCTTTCCAGTCTTGGAGGTGCCTCAAGTTGTCAATACCTCTGGTGTGGATCTATTCCTGTCTGACATCCTTGTCGCAAATAACGAAG GTGGGGCGCTCATCAAAATCATGGACGCCCTCCACACTCAACACAGGAATCTGGGATGGGGACTTGGCGCCGTCCAAAAGGACCACATGTCTAAGCATGCAGGAACTCAGGCACTGATCCGACTTTACcagctcctgctcttcaccatgcCCGGGACGCCAGTGTTTACCTACGGAGACGAGATTGGCCTTCAGGCATTT GATACCAAAAATCCCACAATGCTGTGGGATGTAGACAAAGAACCTGTGGAAGGAACTCCCGTCAATGAGACTGCTGAG GCTCAGCGTAAAGAATATCTAGCAGTTAAGAAATGGTTCAAAAGCCTCAGTGAACTGCGAGGGAAAGAACGTTCTCTCCTTTACGGCGATTACTACCCTCTCCAGTCGTCTCCCTCCACGCTGTCCTTCCTCCGGCAGTGGGACCAGAGCGATCGGTACATAACGGCTGTCAACTGGGGCTCGGAGGCTGCGACGCTCTCGCTGTCACCACCAG GTGGGTTGGAGCTGCCGGAGCAAGCCAAAGTGAAGCTGTCCACCTATGAAGCTCTGGAGGTGGATTCCACAGTCAGTCTTGAAAAAATCACGCTGGAACCCGGAAATGGGGTCTTACTGCAGTTCCCCTACACCACTTAA